In Malus sylvestris chromosome 16, drMalSylv7.2, whole genome shotgun sequence, the following are encoded in one genomic region:
- the LOC126606600 gene encoding transcription factor WER-like, whose translation MEAEYEYKKGLWTKEEDEILLDYKRVHGSGRWNRIPKVTGLKRNGKSCRLRWLNYLSPDVKRGDFSEQEEDLIIRLHNLLGNRWSLIAGRLPGRTDNQVKNYWNAHLSKKLGDIKKQHTPRKFVVSTSKAHSCATQELPGDKLVHQHKLLKARDSDSTSGMKSNNQTANLDSNEEEKIEWMAKHCTESLSCSNYDNLISWGMVNILQGYPLDYCNYN comes from the exons ATGGAAGCAGAATATGAGTACAAGAAAGGGTTATGGACAAAGGAGGAAGATGAGATTCTGCTAGACTACAAAAGGGTACATGGAAGTGGCCGCTGGAACCGCATTCCTAAGGTTACCG GCCTGAAGAGGAATGGAAAGAGCTGCAGATTGAGGTGGCTCAACTATCTCAGCCCAGATGTGAAACGCGGCGATTTTTCTGAGCAGGAAGAAGACCTCATTATCAGACTTCATAATCTCCTTGGAAACAG GTGGTCTTTGATTGCGGGGCGTTTACCAGGAAGAACTGACAACCAAGTCAAGAACTACTGGAACGCTCATTTGAGCAAAAAGCTTGGCGACATAAAAAAGCAGCATACACCTAGAAAATTTGTTGTTTCTACGTCTAAAGCTCACTCTTGTGCTACTCAAGAACTGCCAGGAGACAAACTAGTACACCAACACAAACTGCTCAAAGCGCGGGACTCGGACTCAACTTCCGGTATGAAAAGTAATAATCAAACAGCAAATTTGGATtctaatgaagaagaaaagatagAATGGATGGCCAAGCATTGTACCGAGTCGCTTTCTTGTTCTAATTATGATAATTTGATTAGCTGGGGCATGGTCAATATTCTGCAAGGATACCCTCTTGACTATTGTAATTATAATTAA